The proteins below are encoded in one region of Serinus canaria isolate serCan28SL12 chromosome W, serCan2020, whole genome shotgun sequence:
- the LOC103824915 gene encoding ATP synthase subunit alpha, mitochondrial, translating to MFSISVAASLARSLPRQAGLISRNTLGAVFVATRNLHASKTCFQKTGTAEVSSILEERILGADTSAELEETGRVLSIGDGIARVYGLRNVQAEEMVEFSSGLKGMSLNLEPDNVGVVVFGNDRLIKEGDVVKRTGAIVDVPVGEELLGRVVDALGNPIDGKGSVASKMRRRVGLKAPGIIPRISVREPMQTGIKAVDSLVPIGRGQRELIIGDRQTGKTSIAIDTIINQKRFNDGTDEKKKLYCIYVAIGQKRSTVAQLVKRLTDADAMKYTIVVSATASDAAPLQYLAPYSGCSMGEYFRDNGKHALIIYDDLSKQAVAYRQMSLLLRRPPGREAYPGDVFYLHSRLLERAAKMNDSFGGGSLTALPVIETQAGDVSAYIPTNVISITDGQIFLETELFYKGIRPAINVGLSVSRVGSAAQTRAMKQVAGTMKLELAQYREVAAFAQFGSDLDAATQQLLNRGVRLTELLKQGQYVPMAIEEQVAVIYAGVRGHLDKLEPSKITKFESAFLAHVLSQHQALLSTIRTEGKISDQTEAKLKEIVTSFLATFEA from the exons ATGTTCTCCATCAGCGTGGCTGCCTCCCTTGCCCGCTCCCTGCCTCGGCAGGCTGGCCTG ATTTCCAGAAACACCCTGGGTGCCGTGTTTGTTGCTACAAGAAACCTTCATGCCTCCAAAACATGCTTTCAGAAAACTG GTACTGCTGAGGTATCCTCTATTCTTGAGGAACGTATTTTGGGAGCTGATACCTCTGCTGAACTTGAGGAGACTGGCCGTGTGCTCTCAATTGGTGATGGTATTGCCCGCGTGTATGGCCTAAGAAATGTCCAAGCAGAAGAAATGGTTGAATTCTCTTCTGGACTGAAG GGTATGTCCTTGAATTTGGAGCCCGACAACGTTGGTGTTGTTGTGTTTGGTAATGACAGACTGATCAAGGAGGGGGATGTTGTGAAGAGGACTGGTGCCATTGTGGATGTTCCAGttggggaagagctgctgggcCGTGTTGTAGATGCCCTGGGTAATCCAATTGATGGGAAG GGTTCTGTTGCATCTAAGATGCGTAGGAGAGTTGGCTTAAAGGCCCCTGGGATCATTCCCAGAATCTCTGTGCGTGAACCTATGCAGACTGGGATTAAGGCTGTAGACAGCTTGGTGCCAATTGGTCGTGGCCAGCGTGAACTGATAATTGGTGACAGGCAGACCGG GAAAACTTCAATTGCAATTGACACAATAATCAACCAGAAACGTTTTAATGATGGGACAGATGAGAAGAAGAAGCTGTACTGTATCTATGTTGCAATTGGCCAGAAGAGATCTACTGTTGCTCAGCTGGTGAAGAGGCTCACTGATGCAG ATGCCATGAAGTACACTATTGTGGTGTCTGCCACAGCATCTGATGCAGCACCCCTTCAGTATCTAGCTCCCTATTCAGGCTGCTCCATGGGTGAATACTTCAGAGACAATGGAAAACACGCATTAATCATCTATGATGACTTGTCCAAGCAG GCTGTTGCCTATCGTCAGATGTCTCTGCTGCTGCGTCGTCCACCTGGCCGTGAAGCCTACCCAGGTGATGTGTTCTACCTGCACTCTCGACTGCTGGAAAGAGCAGCTAAAATGAATGACTCCTTTGGAGGCGGCTCTCTGACTGCCTTGCCTGTTATTGAAACTCAGGCTGGTGATGTGTCTGCTTACATTCCAACCAATGTCATCTCCATCACTGATGGACAG ATTTTCTTGGAAACTGAGTTGTTCTACAAAGGTATCCGTCCAGCCATCAATGTTGGTCTGTCTGTGTCCCGTGtaggctctgctgctcagacCAGGGCTATGAAGCAG GTGGCAGGTACCATGAAGCTGGAATTGGCTCAGTATCGTGAAGTAGCTGCCTTTGCCCAGTTTGGCTCTGATCTGGATGCTGCTACACAACAGCTGCTGAACCGTGGCGTACGTCTGACAGAGCTTCTCAAACAAGGACAGTATG TTCCCATGGCTATCGAGGAACAGGTTGCAGTCATCTATGCTGGTGTAAGAGGTCACTTGGACAAGCTGGAGCCCAGCAAAATTACTAAATTTGAGAGTGCTTTCCTAGCTCATGTACTGAGCCAGCACCAGGCCCTCCTATCCACAATCAG GACTGAAGGGAAGATCTCTGACCAGACAGAAGCTAAGTTGAAGGAAATAGTCACAAGTTTCCTGGCTACTTTTGAGGCATAA